A window from Heteronotia binoei isolate CCM8104 ecotype False Entrance Well chromosome 15, APGP_CSIRO_Hbin_v1, whole genome shotgun sequence encodes these proteins:
- the SEPTIN1 gene encoding septin-1, whose translation MDKDYVGFATLPSQVHRKSVKKGFDFTLMVAGESGLGKSTLINSLFLTDLYKDRTVPDAQARIPQTLEIIKHAVDIEERGVKVKLTVIDTPGLGDAVNNEECWKPIAHYIDCQFEQYFRDESGLDRKNIQDGRVHCCLYVLSPFGHGLRPLDIAFLHAIHNKVNIVPVIGKADCLTLTEVQQKKEKIRQELEENGITIYEFPECDSDEDEEFKAQDAEMKHSIPFAVIGSSQVVRELKDKVFRGRQYPWGTVEVENSAHCDFLKLRNMLIQTHMQDLKDVTHEVHYENYRAQCIQSLTRTGARDRSSRAKLSRQSATELPLLPLNAETEKLIREKDEELRRMQEMLQRMKEQMLQSQVEQSDSL comes from the exons ATG GACAAAGATTATGTTGGCTTTGCTACCCTGCCCAGCCAAGTCCACAGGAAATCCGTGAAGAAGGGCTTTGACTTCACTCTGATGGTCGCAG GAGAGTCTGGCCTGGGAAAATCCACCCTCATCAATAGCCTTTTCTTGACAGATCTGTACAAAGATCGGACAGTTCCAGATGCCCAAG CCAGGATCCCTCAGACGCTGGAGATCATCAAGCATGCTGTAGATATTGAAGAAAGGGGGGTGAAAGTGAAATTGACAGTGATCGACACTCCGGGACTTGGAGATGCAGTGAACAACGAGGAGTG CTGGAAGCCAATTGCCCATTACATCGACTGCCAGTTCGAGCAGTACTTTCGAGACGAGAGCGGCCTTGACCGCAAGAATATTCAGGATGGCCGCGTTCACTGCTGCCTCTACGTCCTCTCACCTTTTGGACATGG GCTCCGCCCTCTGGATATAGCATTCTTGCATGCCATCCACAACAAAGTCAATATTGTGCCTGTAATTGGAAAGGCTGATTGCTTGACTCTAACAGAGGtacaacagaagaaagagaag ATCCGGCAAGAGTTAGAAGAAAATGGGATCACCATTTATGAGTTTCCTGAGTGTGACTCGGATGAAGATGAAGAGTTCAAAGCTCAGGATGCTGAGATGAAG CATAGCATCCCCTTTGCTGTCATTGGATCTAGCCAGGTTGTTAGAGAGTTGAAGGACAAAGTATTCCGAGGAAGGCAATATCCCTGGGGAACAGTGGAAG TGGAGAATTCTGCTCACTGCGACTTTCTCAAACTTCGGAACATGCTGATTCAAACCCATATGCAGGACTTAAAGGATGTAACCCATGAAGTCCATTATGAAAACTACCGTGCACAATGCATCCAGAGCCTGACCAGAACTGGGGCTCGGGATCGCAGCAGCCGCGC GAAGCTCTCTCGTCAAAGTGCTACTGAGCTGCCACTTCTGCCCCTGAATGCTGAGACAGAGAAATTAATCCGTGAGAAAGATGAGGAG CTCCGCCGAATGCAGGAAATGTTACAGAGGATGAAGGAACAGATGTTGCAGAGTCAAGTGGAGCAATCAGACAGTCTCTGA